A single genomic interval of Shewanella psychropiezotolerans harbors:
- a CDS encoding cupin domain-containing protein, with amino-acid sequence MYLTNESEHDYRFGEYGPKYLTNGPRVHFGIVVITPGEAHPCHKHKTQEESFFVLEGECAVYVDGERVLIKQGDYLRCEPGESHLFRNESDKDFKSVFVKAPYSAEKDSVYIDWQPGQPFLKEE; translated from the coding sequence ATGTACTTAACCAATGAATCAGAGCATGACTATCGCTTCGGCGAGTATGGGCCTAAATACCTGACCAATGGCCCGAGAGTTCACTTCGGCATTGTGGTGATAACCCCAGGTGAAGCTCATCCTTGCCATAAGCATAAGACTCAGGAAGAGTCATTCTTTGTACTCGAGGGTGAATGTGCCGTTTATGTGGATGGTGAACGTGTGCTAATCAAACAAGGCGACTATCTGCGCTGTGAGCCTGGTGAGTCTCACCTGTTCAGAAATGAGAGTGATAAAGACTTTAAATCTGTCTTCGTCAAAGCACCCTATAGCGCCGAGAAAGACAGCGTCTACATCGACTGGCAACCAGGCCAGCCCTTCTTAAAGGAAGAGTGA
- a CDS encoding NADPH-dependent FMN reductase, producing the protein MKILAFAASNSSKSINKQLATYAASLVEGADVEILDINDYEMPIFSQDREEELGQPELAQKFFAKLGEADGIIISFAEHNGSYTAAYKNLFDWTSRIDMKVFQNKPMVLLATSPGPGGAKSVLTAAAGSAPYFAADVKASLSIPSFFDNFDMEKGELKNDELKQELKEAVFKLHQASA; encoded by the coding sequence ATGAAAATATTAGCATTCGCAGCCAGCAACAGCTCTAAATCCATCAACAAGCAACTCGCTACTTACGCCGCCTCACTAGTGGAAGGTGCTGACGTTGAGATACTCGATATCAATGATTATGAGATGCCTATTTTTAGCCAAGACAGGGAAGAGGAACTAGGTCAGCCTGAGCTGGCGCAGAAGTTCTTTGCCAAACTTGGCGAAGCCGATGGCATCATCATCTCATTTGCCGAGCATAACGGCTCATACACCGCAGCTTATAAGAACCTGTTCGATTGGACGTCACGCATAGATATGAAGGTGTTTCAGAACAAGCCTATGGTATTGCTAGCGACTTCTCCTGGACCTGGTGGCGCTAAATCCGTATTAACAGCCGCCGCAGGCTCTGCACCCTATTTTGCTGCCGATGTGAAGGCGAGTCTTTCTATCCCTAGCTTCTTCGACAATTTCGACATGGAAAAGGGCGAGCTTAAAAATGATGAGCTCAAGCAGGAGCTAAAAGAAGCAGTATTTAAGTTACATCAAGCGAGTGCCTAG